The Vicia villosa cultivar HV-30 ecotype Madison, WI linkage group LG1, Vvil1.0, whole genome shotgun sequence genome includes a region encoding these proteins:
- the LOC131643376 gene encoding small ribosomal subunit protein uS14z/uS14y/uS14x codes for MGHSNVWNSHPKTYGPGSRTCRVCGNSHGLIRKYGLMCCRQCFHSNAKEIGFIKYR; via the exons ATGGGACACAGCAACGTTTGGAATTCTCACCCCAAGACCTACGGTCCTGGTTCACGCACTTG CCGTGTGTGTGGAAATTCACATGGATTGATTAGGAAGTATGGCCTTATGTGCTGCAGGCAGTGCTTCCATAGCAACGCCAAGGAAATTGGTTTCATTAAG TACCGTTGa